The Hippoglossus stenolepis isolate QCI-W04-F060 chromosome 11, HSTE1.2, whole genome shotgun sequence genome includes a window with the following:
- the LOC118117474 gene encoding inositol monophosphatase 1-like, giving the protein MADWSDCLNFGLTVAKQASEVVLSAIQQQKEVKLKSSPADLVTETDERVEKILINAIKNRYPLHRFIGEESVAAGERVELSDAPTWIIDPIDGTVNFVHRFPFVAVSIAFTVNKQTEFGIVYSCVEDKLFYAQRGRGAFLNGEPLHASGQEDVSRCVVMTEIGAERDDLALSTMTSNIFRLLKLPVHGVRALGTAAVDMCQVATGGADAYYHIGMHCWDIAASAIIVQEAGGVVTDTDGSAFDMMSRRVIAASSSAVALRIAQVIQAFPCRRDDDDCYKCVCGAAGVNGV; this is encoded by the exons ATGGCCGACTGGAGCGACTGTTTGAACTTTGGCTTGACTGTAGCCAAACAGGCTAGTGAG GTCGTCTTGTCTGCGattcagcagcagaaagaagtgaaactgaaaagtTCTCCAGCTGATCTGGTGACGGAAACTGATGAACGAGTCGAGAAGATCCTGATCAATGCAATCAAGAACCGATATCCACTGCACAG GTTCATTGGGGAGGAGTCTGTAGCTGCAGGTGAACGTGTGGAGCTCAGTGACGCCCCCACCTGGATCATTGACCCCATCGACGGAACCGTCAACTTTGTCcacag GTTTCCATTTGTGGCCGTCTCCATTGCCTTCACCGTCAACAAGCAG ACGGAGTTTGGGATTGTGTACAGCTGTGTGGAGGACAAACTGTTCTACgctcagagaggaagaggagcgttTCTGAACGGAGAACCGCTACACGCCTCCGGACAGGAAG ACGTCAGCAGGTGCGTGGTGATGACGGAGATTGGGGCGGAGCGGGATGACCTCGCTCTGTCCACCATGACGTCCAACATCTTCAGACTATTGAAACTTCCTGTCCACGG TGTCCGTGCGTTGGGGACGGCAGCGGTTGACATGTGTCAGGTGGCGACAGGTGGAGCTGATGCCTACTATCACATTGGGATGCATTGCTGGGACATTGCTGCTTCTGCCATCATCGTCCAGGAGGCTGGTGGTGTTGTCACGGATACGGATG GCTCAGCGTTTGACATGATGTCCAGGAGAGTCATCGCCGCCAGCTCCTCAGCTGTGGCGCTTCGTATCGCTCAGGTGATCCAGGCGTTTCCTTGTCGTCGTGATGATGACGACTGCTACAAGTGTGTCTGCGGAGCGGCAGGCGTGAACGGTGTCTAG
- the riok1 gene encoding LOW QUALITY PROTEIN: serine/threonine-protein kinase RIO1 (The sequence of the model RefSeq protein was modified relative to this genomic sequence to represent the inferred CDS: deleted 2 bases in 2 codons) has protein sequence MSVKCDVMSAVGCVPGQFDDAEEKSNQSEVSAVRSEVSDVALQPPHQQEEEEEEEEDYDDDDDDDEDEEWAWHSAGGNLTKRYNRMTLNCQSNRQNPSNKMLPSSTPSDKALRKYEHKINLDKLNYADSVINKVTMMQKQKDADTYRVKDKSDRATVEQVLDPRTRMILFKMLSRGAICEISGCISTGKEANVYHASTSAGERRAIKIYKTSILLFKDRDKYVSGEFRFRHGYCKGNPRKMVRTWAEKEMRNLIRLQTARIPSPEPLLLRSHVLLMSFIGKDDMPAPLLKNASFSESKARELYLQVLQNMRKMFQEARLVHADLSEFNMLYHNGDAYIIDVSQSVEHDHPHALEFLRKDCSNVNDFFVKHGVAVMTVRELFDFITDLSITCHNIDQYLEKAMVIAAERTSQQRSDQDRVDEEVFKNTYIPRTLTEVSHYERDIELMRAKEEESVISHHDNILYQTLTGLKKDLSGVQTVPALLEDKHSSSSSSSSDEDDDDDEEEEGRETAGQEQNEETSMDKKEKKKKVKEAQREKRKNKVPKHVKKRKEKVTKMKKSR, from the exons ATGTCAGTTAAG TGTGACGTCATGTCGGCGGTCGGGTGTGTACCTGGACAGTTTGATGacgcagaggagaagag CAACCAATCAGAGGTGTCTGCTGTACGGTCTGAGGTCAGTGATGTCGCTCTGCAGCCGCCAcatcaacaggaggaggaggaggaggaggaggaggactatgatgatgatgatgatgatgatgaagatgaagagtgGGCATGGCATTCAGCAGGAGGAAATCTGACCAAGAGATACAACAGGATGACTCTCAACTGTCAG TCCAACAGACAGAATCCGTCCAATAAGATGCTGCCGTCGTCAACGCCTTCAGATAAAGCTCTAAGGAAATACGAGCACAAGATCAACCTGG ataaACTGAACTATGCAGACTCTGTGATCAATAAAGTGACGATgatgcagaaacagaaagacGCTGATAC GTACAGAGTGAAGGACAAATCAGATCGAGCCACAGTCGAACAG GTTTTAGATCCTCGGACTCGAATGATTCTGTTTAAGATGTTGAGTCGTGGAGCAATCTGTGAAATCAGCGGCTGCATCAGCACCGGgaaggag gcgAACGTTTATCACGCCAGCACGTCGGCCGGAGAACGCCGCGCCATCAAGATCTACAAGACGTCCATCCTGCTGTTCAAAGACCGAGACAAATACGTCAGTGGAGAGTTTAG GTTCCGTCACGGTTACTGCAAAGGGAACCCCAGGAAGATGGTGAGGACCTGGGcagagaaggagatgaggaaCCTCATCAG gctGCAGACGGCAAGAATCCCGAGTCCAGAACCTCTGCTGCTCAGAAGTCACGTTCTGCTGATGAGCTTCATTGGAAAAGACGACAT GCCAGCTCCTCTGCTGAAGAATGCATCGTTTTCGGAGTCGAAGGCTCGTGAGCTCTACCTGCAGGTTCTACAGAAcatgaggaaaatgtttcaaGAAGCTCGACTCGTCCACGCCGACCTCAGCGAGTTCAACATGCT TTATCACAACGGAGACGCTTACATCATCGACGTGTCGCAGTCGGTAGAACACGATCATCCTCATGCTCTGGAGTTCCTCAGGAAGGACTGCAGCAACGTGAACG ATTTCTTTGTGAAGCACGGTGTGGCGGTGATGACGGTCAGAGAGCTGTTTGACTTCATCACAGACCTGTCCATCACCTGTCACAACATCGATCAATACCTGGAGAAG GCGATGGTGATTGCAGCTGAACGGACGTCGCAACAGCGATCAGATCAGGATCGAGTGGACGAGGAg GTGTTTAAGAACACCTACATCCCCCGCACGCTGACAGAGGTGAGTCACTACGAGCGAGACATCGAACTGATGAGGGCGAAGGAGGAAGAGTCGGTCATCAGCCATCATGACAAC atcTTGTATCAGACTCTCACTGGACTGAAGAAAGATCTGTCAGGAGTTCAGACG GTTCCTGCTCTCCTGGAGGACAAGcattcatcatcctcctcctcctcctcg gatgaggatgatgatgatgatgaggaggaggaggggagg gagacagCTGGCCAGGAGCAGAACGAGGAAACTTCGATGGACAAAAAG gagaagaagaagaaggtgaaagaagctcagagagaaaaaagaaaaaacaaggtcccaaaacacgtgaagaagaggaaggagaaggtcACCAAGATGAAGAAGAGCAGATGA